A window from Streptomyces sp. NBC_00271 encodes these proteins:
- a CDS encoding nSTAND1 domain-containing NTPase — translation MAGAGFLIGEDVVVTCAHVVRAGGHGPGERVQLVFPRAEGAPQAEGQVLIGPWRASDADDVAIIRLSDIPATVEPLPVGSAAGCRGHRVRSFGFPAQAPSAGHFGYGTAGDLLPPTDVEGGGGLLQLTGANDLTQGFSGGPVVDEVTGLVIGMVTAITAPDGHLRGQGIAYATPAQVLREVWPALMEREVRPYRGLEPFTAEHTAFFHGRDTAVETVLSALAENRRVLLLLGPSGSGKSSLVLAGVLPALQDGRLPGSDRWLPVLVPRPGPDLAAELARHGLPGADADPLAAAVRHRLEAEPSCERIVLVIDQFEEVFTPPAPSAAAARPEANDAPPGTSLDVLEQITAAIGSSAAVSVVLVMRDDFYPQLAARAPALLEVAAPGLVNVPATLSRQDLHAIVTRPARQAGATFEDGLSERIIADVLAAAPHGAPARRAPVTLLAPLELALNRLWERRVDGRLTHTAYERIGQITGNLATWCNAAIDQLPESHHATARRILTALVRPADETHHIPATRQQVPLEVLRDLAADTAADDAPAQEMTDAVLATLTRHRIITTAARDPGPPPSDLVAELIHDTLTRDWAELRDWVDQDHRFHAWLHRAEDQRARWIDRHDPADLLHGTDLAEGLDWSRQRGLPSSTAAFVTASHRNQQAALRRTRRVNTFLAGLLVLAVVAAGLAFWQRQTAVTAQQQALSRQLAAQSDALIDTDPDLASLLAIQAYRTSPTTEATNSLLAAAGLPLQRRLTSHDGPVESAAFRNGPTLVTVSKGGTVRLWDTSTGRFRTTLTGHLDPEAPLVLSPDGRTVAIGSEGGTVRLWDTSTGRLRTTLTGLTNLGWGAFSPDGHTLASSEDGTDQVRLWDTSTGRLRTTLTGFGSWAAFSPDGHTLASSGDDGTVRLWDTSTGRTRTTRTTLTGGVISVAFSRDGHTLASISDDTVRLWDTSTGRLRTTLTDPSGLVHDVVFSPDGRTLAASSEDGTVRLWDTSTGRTRTTLTGHTGVVTSVVFSQDGRTLASSSEDGTVRLWNTSTGRSRTTLTSRIESESSLVLSPDGRTLAIGSKDGRMRLWDTSTGRLRTTLTDPSGLVHDVVFSPDGRTLTARTDGGTVRLWDTSTGRTRTTRITLTSEMPVALSPDGRTLVTSDFSRVRLWDTSTGRIRATLTGLKGMVYGVALSLDGRILAASSEGGTVRLWDTSTGRTRTTLTGHKDTAAPVAFSPDGRTLATISSTNTVRLWDTSTGHIRTTLTGHKDTAAPVAFSPDARIVAIGGSDGTVRLWNTSTGHIRTTLTGHDDPASWVAFRDGRTLTTVGEDATTRLWDVELPDQATAIKKICQAVGRDLTPEERGLYLAGHTPSPVCPT, via the coding sequence GTGGCCGGGGCGGGGTTCCTGATCGGTGAGGACGTGGTGGTCACCTGCGCGCACGTGGTGCGTGCCGGCGGCCATGGCCCCGGCGAGAGGGTGCAGCTGGTCTTCCCTCGCGCGGAAGGGGCTCCGCAGGCCGAGGGGCAGGTGCTGATCGGGCCGTGGCGGGCCTCGGACGCCGACGACGTGGCCATCATCCGCCTGAGCGACATACCGGCGACGGTGGAGCCCTTGCCGGTGGGGTCGGCGGCCGGGTGCCGCGGGCATCGGGTGCGCTCCTTCGGGTTTCCCGCCCAGGCCCCGTCGGCTGGGCACTTCGGCTACGGGACGGCGGGTGACCTGCTGCCTCCCACCGATGTGGAGGGTGGGGGCGGGCTACTGCAGTTGACCGGAGCCAACGACCTGACCCAGGGGTTCAGCGGCGGCCCCGTCGTCGATGAGGTGACCGGCCTGGTGATCGGCATGGTCACCGCGATCACCGCACCCGATGGGCACCTGCGAGGCCAGGGCATCGCCTACGCCACACCCGCCCAGGTCCTGCGGGAGGTCTGGCCCGCTCTGATGGAGCGTGAGGTGCGCCCCTACCGGGGCCTGGAGCCCTTCACAGCCGAGCACACGGCCTTCTTCCACGGCCGTGACACCGCGGTGGAGACGGTGCTGTCGGCTCTGGCCGAGAACCGGCGGGTCCTGCTGCTGCTCGGCCCCTCCGGGTCGGGCAAGTCCTCGCTAGTCCTGGCGGGCGTGCTGCCCGCCCTCCAGGACGGCCGGCTGCCCGGCAGCGACCGGTGGCTGCCCGTGCTCGTCCCGCGCCCCGGGCCAGATCTGGCGGCCGAACTGGCCCGCCATGGTCTTCCCGGTGCCGATGCCGACCCACTCGCGGCCGCGGTGCGGCACCGTCTGGAGGCCGAACCCAGCTGCGAACGGATCGTGCTGGTCATCGACCAGTTCGAGGAGGTCTTCACCCCGCCCGCCCCCTCGGCAGCAGCCGCGCGGCCAGAAGCGAACGACGCCCCACCCGGTACATCCCTGGATGTGCTGGAGCAGATCACGGCAGCGATCGGTTCAAGTGCGGCGGTCAGCGTGGTCCTGGTCATGCGGGACGACTTCTACCCGCAGCTGGCTGCCCGGGCCCCCGCCCTGCTGGAGGTTGCTGCCCCAGGCCTGGTCAACGTGCCCGCCACGCTGAGCCGGCAGGACCTGCACGCCATCGTCACCCGCCCCGCCCGCCAGGCCGGCGCCACTTTCGAGGACGGCCTGAGCGAGCGCATCATCGCCGATGTCCTGGCCGCTGCCCCTCACGGCGCCCCTGCACGAAGAGCCCCGGTCACCCTGCTCGCGCCGCTGGAACTGGCCCTGAACCGGCTGTGGGAGCGCCGCGTGGACGGACGCCTGACCCATACCGCCTACGAGCGCATCGGCCAGATCACTGGCAACCTTGCCACGTGGTGCAACGCTGCCATTGACCAGCTGCCCGAGAGCCATCACGCCACCGCCCGGCGGATCCTCACAGCCCTGGTACGGCCCGCCGACGAAACCCACCACATCCCCGCCACCCGTCAGCAGGTTCCCCTCGAGGTCCTGCGTGACCTCGCAGCCGACACCGCAGCAGATGACGCACCCGCCCAGGAGATGACCGACGCGGTCTTGGCCACCCTCACCCGCCACCGCATCATCACCACCGCCGCCCGCGACCCCGGCCCTCCACCCAGTGACCTGGTCGCCGAACTCATCCACGACACCCTCACCCGCGACTGGGCCGAACTACGCGACTGGGTCGACCAGGACCACCGCTTCCACGCCTGGCTGCACCGCGCCGAGGACCAGCGGGCCCGCTGGATCGACCGCCACGACCCCGCAGACCTGCTCCATGGGACCGACCTGGCCGAGGGCCTGGACTGGTCCCGGCAGCGCGGGCTGCCCAGCAGCACCGCCGCGTTCGTCACCGCCAGCCACCGCAACCAGCAAGCCGCCCTTCGGCGCACCCGACGCGTCAACACCTTCCTGGCCGGGCTACTCGTCCTGGCCGTAGTCGCCGCGGGACTGGCCTTCTGGCAACGCCAAACCGCCGTCACCGCCCAGCAGCAGGCACTGTCCCGGCAACTCGCCGCCCAGTCCGACGCACTCATCGACACCGACCCGGACCTGGCCTCCCTGCTCGCTATCCAGGCCTACCGCACCAGCCCCACCACCGAAGCCACCAACAGCCTCCTTGCGGCAGCAGGCCTCCCCCTACAACGCCGCCTCACCTCCCATGATGGCCCCGTGGAGTCGGCGGCGTTCAGAAACGGGCCCACCCTGGTCACCGTCAGCAAGGGTGGCACGGTGCGGTTGTGGGACACCTCAACCGGCCGCTTCCGCACCACCCTCACCGGCCACCTGGACCCCGAGGCCCCGCTGGTCTTGAGCCCGGACGGGCGCACCGTAGCCATCGGCAGTGAGGGTGGCACGGTGCGGTTGTGGGACACCTCAACCGGCCGCCTCCGCACCACCCTCACCGGCCTCACCAACCTCGGGTGGGGGGCGTTCAGCCCGGACGGGCACACTCTGGCCTCTAGTGAGGACGGCACCGACCAGGTGCGGTTGTGGGACACCTCAACCGGCCGCCTCCGCACCACCCTCACCGGCTTCGGGTCCTGGGCGGCTTTCAGCCCGGACGGGCACACCTTGGCCTCCAGCGGTGACGACGGCACGGTGCGGTTGTGGGACACCTCAACCGGCCGCACCCGCACCACCCGCACCACGCTCACCGGAGGAGTGATCTCGGTGGCATTCAGTCGGGACGGGCACACCCTGGCCTCCATCAGCGACGACACGGTGCGGTTGTGGGACACCTCAACCGGTCGCCTTCGCACCACCCTCACCGACCCCTCCGGCCTCGTGCACGACGTGGTTTTCAGCCCGGACGGGCGCACCCTGGCCGCCAGCAGTGAGGACGGCACGGTGCGGTTGTGGGACACCTCAACCGGCCGCACCCGCACCACCCTCACCGGCCACACCGGAGTGGTGACCTCGGTGGTATTCAGTCAGGACGGGCGCACCCTGGCCTCCAGCAGTGAGGACGGCACGGTGCGGTTGTGGAACACCTCAACCGGCCGCAGTCGCACCACCCTCACCAGCCGCATCGAATCCGAGTCCTCGCTGGTCTTGAGCCCGGACGGGCGGACCCTAGCCATCGGCAGTAAGGACGGCAGGATGCGGTTGTGGGACACCTCAACCGGTCGCCTTCGCACCACCCTCACCGACCCCTCCGGCCTCGTGCACGACGTGGTTTTCAGCCCGGACGGGCGCACCCTGACCGCCAGGACTGACGGCGGCACGGTGCGGTTGTGGGACACCTCAACCGGCCGCACCCGCACCACCCGCATCACCCTCACCAGCGAGATGCCGGTGGCGTTGAGCCCGGACGGGCGTACCCTGGTCACCAGTGACTTCTCCAGGGTGCGGTTGTGGGACACCTCAACCGGCCGCATCCGGGCCACCCTCACCGGCCTCAAAGGCATGGTGTACGGCGTGGCGTTGAGCCTGGACGGGCGCATCCTGGCCGCCAGCAGTGAGGGCGGCACGGTGCGGTTGTGGGACACCTCAACCGGCCGCACCCGCACCACCCTCACTGGCCATAAAGACACCGCGGCCCCGGTAGCGTTCAGCCCCGACGGGCGCACCCTGGCCACCATCAGCTCGACCAACACGGTGCGGTTGTGGGACACCTCAACCGGCCACATCCGCACCACCCTCACTGGCCATAAAGACACCGCGGCCCCGGTGGCGTTCAGCCCGGACGCGCGCATCGTAGCCATCGGCGGTTCGGATGGCACGGTGCGGTTGTGGAACACCTCAACCGGCCACATCCGCACCACCCTCACTGGCCACGATGATCCTGCGTCCTGGGTGGCGTTCAGGGACGGGCGCACCCTGACCACCGTCGGCGAGGATGCCACGACGCGGTTGTGGGACGTGGAGCTGCCAGACCAGGCCACAGCGATCAAAAAGATCTGTCAGGCCGTTGGCCGAGACCTCACACCGGAAGAACGCGGACTGTACCTCGCAGGCCATACGCCCAGCCCGGTGTGCCCCACCTGA
- a CDS encoding CU044_2847 family protein produces the protein MRSLARLPLEGGGSILFEAPEISDGPVKAGRVSEAIHELPQTLQEALSPVTAMARAALEQLRKVGPDEVAIEFGVDMAAQAGAVIAKSEAGCHLRVTVTWHGASGADAP, from the coding sequence ATGCGTAGTCTTGCGCGTCTTCCGCTGGAGGGTGGGGGTTCGATCCTGTTCGAGGCTCCGGAGATATCCGATGGGCCGGTGAAGGCCGGACGGGTCAGCGAGGCGATCCACGAGCTGCCGCAGACTCTGCAGGAGGCGCTCAGTCCGGTCACCGCCATGGCCCGGGCCGCGCTGGAACAGCTGCGCAAGGTTGGCCCGGACGAGGTCGCAATCGAGTTCGGGGTCGACATGGCGGCTCAGGCCGGCGCGGTGATCGCCAAGAGCGAGGCCGGCTGTCACCTGAGGGTGACCGTGACCTGGCATGGCGCCTCCGGCGCAGACGCTCCCTGA
- the ltrA gene encoding group II intron reverse transcriptase/maturase: MQAKLHRWAAADPGRRFDDLFNFVHDPATLRIAWDRVAGNQGARTPGVDGRTGWIESEIGVPAFLAEVRERLKARAWSPMPARERAIPKPGGSGKVRKLGIPPVEDRLVQAALKLVLEPIFEADFEPVSYGFRPARRAQDAIAEIHYFGTRGYRWVLDADIEAAFDNVSHRAAMDAVRVRVKDKRVLELVKAFLKAGVLTEDGQYQDTHTGTPQGGILSPLIFNIVLSALDEHLHGPWKNGGQMSTGSRRDRRRYLGLPRWRVVRYADDFVVLVHGTRDDVETLHEDIAHVLEPLGLRLSPTKTRIVHMTDGFDFLGFRIQWRRKQGTNDKWYVYTFIADRPLRSLKAKIRALTHRTSQHPPRDALIRLNQIMRGWANYFKHAVAKHTFSMLEHFVWWRVVRWLRALHRWRWKDVRRWLTNPHGGWRRPHADGIELFDLQTVTVTRYRYRASRIPNPWAAINHA; encoded by the coding sequence ATGCAGGCCAAGCTTCACCGTTGGGCGGCGGCCGACCCCGGCCGCAGGTTCGACGACCTGTTCAACTTCGTGCACGATCCGGCCACGCTGCGAATCGCGTGGGACCGGGTTGCGGGCAATCAGGGGGCGCGGACTCCCGGCGTGGACGGCCGCACCGGCTGGATCGAGTCCGAGATCGGCGTCCCGGCCTTCCTGGCCGAGGTGCGTGAGCGGCTCAAGGCACGGGCCTGGAGCCCGATGCCGGCACGCGAACGCGCGATTCCCAAGCCCGGTGGCTCGGGGAAGGTCCGCAAGCTCGGGATTCCCCCGGTGGAGGACCGCTTGGTCCAGGCGGCACTGAAACTGGTGCTGGAGCCCATTTTCGAGGCCGACTTCGAGCCGGTTTCCTACGGGTTCCGGCCCGCGCGGCGGGCTCAGGACGCGATCGCCGAGATCCATTACTTCGGCACCCGCGGCTATCGGTGGGTGCTGGATGCGGATATCGAGGCGGCCTTCGACAACGTCTCGCACCGCGCCGCTATGGACGCGGTGCGGGTCAGAGTCAAGGACAAGCGCGTACTGGAGCTGGTCAAGGCGTTCTTGAAGGCTGGTGTCCTCACTGAGGACGGTCAGTACCAGGACACTCACACCGGCACCCCGCAAGGCGGGATCCTTTCACCGCTGATCTTCAACATCGTCCTGTCGGCGCTCGACGAGCACCTGCACGGGCCGTGGAAGAACGGCGGGCAGATGAGCACCGGCTCCCGGCGGGACCGACGTCGTTACCTGGGCCTGCCCAGGTGGCGGGTCGTCCGTTACGCGGACGACTTCGTCGTCCTCGTGCACGGCACCCGCGACGACGTCGAAACGCTGCATGAAGACATCGCTCATGTGCTGGAGCCTCTGGGTCTTCGGCTGTCACCGACCAAGACCCGAATCGTGCACATGACCGATGGTTTCGACTTCTTGGGGTTCCGCATCCAGTGGCGCCGCAAGCAGGGAACCAACGACAAGTGGTACGTCTACACCTTCATCGCCGACCGGCCCCTCCGGTCGTTGAAGGCGAAGATCCGTGCCCTGACCCACAGGACGTCGCAACACCCTCCCAGGGACGCGCTGATCCGTCTCAATCAGATCATGCGCGGCTGGGCCAACTACTTCAAGCACGCAGTGGCGAAACACACCTTCAGCATGTTGGAACACTTCGTCTGGTGGCGGGTGGTCCGGTGGCTGAGGGCTCTGCATCGCTGGAGGTGGAAGGACGTCCGCCGGTGGCTCACCAACCCCCACGGGGGCTGGCGCCGCCCGCACGCGGACGGGATCGAACTGTTCGACCTCCAGACGGTAACGGTCACCCGTTACCGCTACCGGGCGTCGAGGATCCCCAATCCCTGGGCCGCTATCAACCACGCCTGA
- a CDS encoding ISL3 family transposase produces MDSRFRNPGGAVLTRIGLALAGRAGARLASAVGITVGKDTLLRLVRALPEPEVGEVEVLGVDDFAFRKGRHYGTVLIDMATHRPLHLYEGREGEDLAAWLRDHPEVKVICRDRSSGYAEGARIGAPQAEQVADRYHLWANLGQAVEKTVNGHRSRLAEPPSEPADTPDEPQVVRLPPELKIVTRLREQHAAAHELWQQGMSKAGIGRKLGLHQATVRKLVDAPSADDVVAKSLQRAHVVDPYVGYLHRRWNDGVRNATQLYREIQEQGYPGGELAVQRHLRQYRTGRGHAPDPGPKPPSVREVTSWIMTHPEHLRDEVAGKLHRLRERDPELDRLTLHVRKFAVMMTARHGDRLEDWITEVERDSLAPLAGFARNLRRDFDAVRNGLSLPHSSGAVEGNINRLKMLKRQMFGRASLDLLRKRVLLAR; encoded by the coding sequence GTGGATTCGAGGTTCAGAAACCCGGGAGGCGCGGTGCTGACGCGGATCGGACTGGCCCTGGCCGGCCGGGCAGGAGCCCGCCTGGCCTCCGCGGTCGGCATCACCGTGGGCAAGGACACGCTGCTGCGGCTGGTCAGAGCCCTGCCCGAACCGGAGGTCGGCGAGGTGGAGGTCCTCGGCGTTGACGACTTCGCCTTCCGCAAGGGCCGTCACTACGGCACGGTGCTGATCGACATGGCCACCCACCGTCCACTGCATCTCTACGAGGGGCGCGAGGGCGAAGACCTCGCCGCATGGCTCCGCGACCACCCCGAGGTGAAGGTGATCTGCCGGGACCGGTCCAGTGGTTACGCGGAGGGCGCACGCATCGGAGCGCCGCAGGCCGAGCAGGTCGCTGATCGCTATCATCTGTGGGCCAATCTCGGCCAGGCGGTCGAGAAGACAGTGAACGGTCATCGCTCCCGTCTGGCCGAACCGCCTTCGGAACCCGCAGACACCCCCGACGAACCGCAGGTAGTCCGGCTGCCGCCAGAGCTGAAGATCGTGACTCGGCTCCGTGAACAACATGCTGCCGCCCACGAGTTGTGGCAGCAGGGGATGTCGAAGGCGGGGATCGGCCGGAAACTCGGACTGCACCAGGCCACCGTCCGCAAACTGGTTGACGCCCCCTCCGCGGACGACGTCGTCGCCAAAAGCCTGCAGCGGGCTCACGTCGTCGACCCGTATGTCGGCTACCTGCACCGGCGCTGGAACGATGGCGTCAGAAACGCCACCCAGCTCTACCGCGAGATTCAGGAACAGGGCTACCCCGGAGGCGAGTTGGCCGTCCAACGTCATCTGCGGCAGTACCGCACCGGGCGTGGACACGCACCCGATCCGGGGCCGAAGCCTCCGTCGGTCCGCGAGGTCACCTCATGGATCATGACTCACCCCGAACACCTGCGGGACGAGGTCGCCGGCAAGCTTCACCGGCTGCGTGAACGCGATCCCGAGCTGGACCGGCTCACTCTTCACGTCAGGAAGTTCGCCGTCATGATGACCGCACGCCACGGCGACCGCCTCGAGGACTGGATCACCGAGGTCGAACGAGACTCCCTCGCCCCACTCGCGGGCTTCGCCCGCAACCTCCGCCGCGACTTCGACGCCGTCCGCAACGGACTGTCCCTTCCCCACAGTTCCGGCGCCGTCGAAGGCAACATCAACCGGCTGAAGATGCTGAAACGGCAGATGTTCGGCCGGGCCAGCCTCGATCTCCTTCGCAAACGCGTCCTGCTCGCGCGATGA
- a CDS encoding ATP-dependent DNA ligase: MLTGMETTGRVAGAGCRAQAGSVLVALAPMFAVIGPAPGLESEAEYAYETLWNGVRVIAHLPGNGSMRLLSQTGVDVTDQYPELKALPVLLPGPQAVLDGEIITLDGEGRPSVERLQQRMSLHHPQAIGHAVEDLPVQLMLYDILYLGEPNVQLPYTSRRDLLDDLALASPGISVPAAWPAPGEQALEQTRLEGYDGVVAKRLTWFLRGCPGLQAGKESDSCGAGQGTGFRLQGERPSTRSGSVVDVRCENQARTPC, translated from the coding sequence TTGCTGACCGGGATGGAAACGACTGGGCGAGTGGCCGGAGCTGGCTGCCGGGCGCAGGCTGGGAGTGTGCTTGTTGCGCTGGCGCCGATGTTCGCGGTGATCGGTCCGGCTCCGGGGCTGGAGAGTGAGGCGGAGTACGCGTACGAGACGCTCTGGAACGGGGTACGGGTCATCGCCCACCTGCCCGGCAACGGGAGCATGCGGCTGCTGTCCCAGACCGGGGTGGACGTCACCGACCAGTACCCTGAACTGAAGGCGCTGCCTGTTCTGTTGCCCGGGCCCCAGGCTGTGCTCGACGGGGAGATCATCACCCTGGACGGTGAGGGCCGGCCGTCGGTGGAACGCCTGCAGCAGCGCATGAGCTTGCATCATCCTCAGGCGATCGGCCACGCCGTCGAGGATCTACCTGTCCAGCTGATGCTGTACGACATCCTTTACCTCGGCGAGCCGAACGTGCAGTTGCCGTACACCTCCCGCCGCGACCTCCTCGACGACCTCGCCCTGGCCAGTCCCGGTATCAGTGTGCCCGCGGCCTGGCCGGCACCTGGCGAGCAGGCCCTTGAGCAGACCCGTCTCGAGGGATACGACGGCGTCGTCGCCAAGCGCCTCACCTGGTTCCTCCGAGGATGCCCCGGCCTTCAGGCCGGGAAGGAATCGGACTCCTGCGGAGCAGGGCAGGGAACGGGGTTTCGCCTCCAGGGCGAAAGACCGTCCACGCGATCGGGTAGCGTGGTCGATGTGCGTTGCGAGAACCAAGCGCGCACACCGTGCTGA
- a CDS encoding S8 family serine peptidase gives MTGTGVVKAGVMMVKDRPGNKPRNSRQSDSESAGAGGGPVPGDKEAAPRKKGALSPVGVHQRRQRYMVTPLPQQLLAPGVAELGMDTVCDRLESMPDVTVIRRLEPSEKLQSAGVQPSCPEIAVVEAAEMQLPAMRTLHVHIEPDLPLAGAGPATMLTPGTLPLPDPGLVMPLQEPVEIAVRVCGPDGEPLAGAGVFLIGASWPGQGITAADGTVTITLATDTEQSVQSLYVRPRAGYTDRWINRPDLSAARENVVTLTPLATVYPDLDERQSYGWGQQAMRLDRLPPTFRGFGIKIAVIGTGVSADHPDLKQRVRSGTDLVHRTKEGWAHDPVGSGTHTAGIIAGADTGKGVVGIAVDAELDVCQVLPDGHFSDLIAALDHCIEHEVDIAHIAVASPYPSALVSRKLADATTAGIACIAPTGDTGGPVAFPACLPTVFAVGALGAYGTCPPNTSHATHTGAQLTPEGLFAAPFSSHGPGIDAAAPGVAVLSCAPEGGYSAADGTAAASAHIAGLAALVLAHHEVFHGQLLPRGPGRVQHLFDIMTTSCRPLAAPGTAEAARTGRGLPDALTALGLTPGTQLAPALTPYTPTMTG, from the coding sequence GTGACCGGTACAGGCGTGGTGAAGGCAGGCGTGATGATGGTCAAGGACAGGCCCGGGAACAAGCCCCGGAACAGCCGCCAGAGCGATTCCGAGAGTGCGGGGGCCGGCGGCGGGCCGGTACCCGGGGACAAAGAAGCGGCGCCGCGCAAGAAGGGCGCACTGTCACCGGTCGGGGTGCACCAGCGCCGGCAGCGGTACATGGTGACCCCGCTGCCGCAGCAACTACTTGCGCCGGGAGTTGCCGAACTTGGCATGGACACGGTGTGCGACCGGCTCGAGAGCATGCCGGACGTCACCGTGATCCGCCGCCTGGAGCCGTCCGAGAAGCTGCAGTCGGCCGGCGTGCAGCCGTCCTGTCCCGAGATCGCGGTCGTCGAGGCTGCCGAGATGCAGCTGCCGGCGATGCGGACCCTGCACGTGCACATCGAACCCGACCTGCCACTGGCAGGCGCGGGACCCGCCACCATGTTGACCCCGGGGACGCTGCCGCTGCCCGATCCGGGGCTGGTCATGCCGCTGCAAGAGCCGGTGGAGATCGCGGTGCGTGTGTGCGGCCCGGACGGCGAACCCCTTGCCGGCGCCGGGGTGTTCCTGATCGGGGCGTCATGGCCGGGCCAGGGCATCACCGCCGCCGACGGAACGGTCACCATCACCCTGGCCACCGACACCGAGCAGTCGGTCCAGTCCCTGTACGTCCGCCCCAGGGCCGGCTACACCGACCGCTGGATCAACCGCCCCGATCTGTCCGCGGCACGGGAGAATGTCGTCACTCTCACCCCGCTCGCCACCGTGTACCCGGACCTGGACGAACGCCAGAGTTACGGCTGGGGCCAGCAGGCCATGCGGCTGGACCGGCTGCCTCCTACCTTCCGCGGCTTCGGCATCAAGATCGCGGTCATCGGTACGGGGGTGAGCGCCGACCACCCCGACCTGAAGCAGCGGGTCCGCTCCGGCACCGACCTCGTACACCGCACCAAGGAAGGCTGGGCGCACGACCCGGTCGGCAGCGGTACCCACACGGCCGGGATCATCGCCGGCGCGGACACCGGCAAGGGGGTCGTCGGCATCGCGGTCGACGCCGAGCTCGACGTCTGCCAGGTGCTGCCCGACGGCCACTTCAGTGACCTGATCGCCGCTCTCGATCACTGCATCGAACACGAGGTGGACATCGCCCACATCGCGGTCGCGTCCCCGTATCCGTCGGCGCTGGTTTCCCGCAAACTCGCGGATGCCACCACGGCGGGTATCGCCTGCATCGCCCCCACGGGCGACACCGGCGGGCCGGTTGCCTTCCCCGCCTGCCTGCCTACCGTGTTCGCCGTAGGCGCCCTGGGCGCCTACGGCACCTGTCCACCCAACACCTCCCACGCCACCCACACCGGAGCTCAGCTGACACCGGAAGGACTCTTCGCCGCCCCGTTCAGCAGTCACGGCCCCGGCATCGACGCGGCCGCCCCCGGCGTCGCGGTCCTGTCCTGCGCCCCCGAGGGCGGTTACAGCGCCGCCGACGGCACCGCAGCGGCCTCGGCCCACATCGCCGGCCTGGCCGCCCTCGTCCTCGCCCACCACGAGGTCTTCCACGGCCAGCTACTGCCCCGCGGCCCCGGCCGAGTGCAACACCTGTTCGACATCATGACTACCAGCTGCCGCCCCCTCGCCGCTCCCGGAACAGCAGAAGCCGCCCGCACCGGACGCGGGCTGCCCGACGCCCTCACCGCCCTCGGCCTCACCCCCGGAACACAGCTCGCCCCAGCCCTCACCCCCTACACCCCCACCATGACCGGATAG
- a CDS encoding LexA family protein, with translation MNRRPEHLTAREEQILRCIRRWIEERGEGPSVRQLADDIGLSGTASVAYHLGNLEERGALVRDGRGWRTCRLVR, from the coding sequence GTGAACCGGCGCCCGGAGCACCTCACGGCACGGGAGGAGCAGATCCTGCGGTGCATACGGCGGTGGATCGAGGAACGCGGTGAGGGCCCGTCGGTCCGGCAGCTTGCCGACGACATCGGGCTCAGCGGCACGGCGTCGGTCGCCTACCACCTCGGCAATCTTGAAGAACGCGGCGCCCTGGTACGCGACGGGCGAGGCTGGCGCACCTGCCGCCTGGTGCGGTGA
- a CDS encoding ATP-dependent DNA ligase: protein MQVKPGRLPRQRARGGYRWGVPPFDLPVSLALCRSVDQVRGGPGIAALEPKFDGWRCQVRASAGRLWSRHGTDLSAAFADIAQASRALPDCVLDGELVAVLDSGELAFGKLQSRSGRGPRPGEGFTVHLAAFDVLAVGDTDWRPKPYAERRRRLLDLLEGGPPAIRPVPVTGSVATALAWAGALGGVEGIVMKPNRPYVAGHGSGWLKWRQMHTSEAAVLGVSGRTPATQCLILGLPHRGGQMRAVGVSLPLGQAVRHELLPLLRPAGDTEAELPGTVGGLPGADPVHYRPVIPDVVVEIEADQTGPRELGRFRHRPRVLRVRGDLTADNLPCAP, encoded by the coding sequence ATGCAGGTGAAACCTGGCCGCCTGCCCCGGCAACGGGCGCGCGGCGGGTACCGATGGGGCGTGCCGCCTTTCGATCTTCCCGTGTCCCTGGCTCTGTGCCGATCCGTCGATCAAGTCCGTGGCGGCCCCGGTATTGCTGCTCTCGAGCCGAAGTTCGACGGATGGCGCTGCCAGGTCAGGGCAAGCGCGGGCCGGCTGTGGAGCAGGCACGGTACCGACTTGAGCGCCGCGTTCGCGGACATCGCCCAGGCGTCACGTGCGCTGCCGGACTGCGTGCTGGACGGCGAGCTGGTGGCGGTCCTCGACAGCGGGGAGCTGGCGTTCGGGAAGCTGCAGTCCCGCTCCGGGCGCGGCCCCCGGCCGGGCGAGGGCTTCACGGTCCACCTGGCCGCCTTCGATGTCCTGGCCGTCGGTGACACGGACTGGCGGCCGAAGCCGTACGCGGAGCGCCGCAGGCGGCTGCTGGACCTGCTGGAGGGCGGACCGCCCGCGATCCGCCCGGTCCCGGTCACCGGCAGCGTCGCGACGGCCCTGGCCTGGGCGGGCGCCCTGGGCGGCGTGGAGGGCATCGTGATGAAACCCAACCGGCCCTACGTCGCAGGTCACGGCTCGGGGTGGCTGAAGTGGAGGCAGATGCACACCAGCGAGGCCGCGGTCCTCGGGGTGAGCGGCCGTACTCCCGCAACGCAGTGCCTCATCCTCGGCCTGCCGCACCGCGGAGGCCAGATGCGGGCCGTGGGAGTGAGCCTCCCCCTCGGCCAGGCGGTACGCCACGAGCTGCTCCCGCTGCTGCGGCCGGCCGGGGACACGGAGGCGGAGCTGCCCGGGACCGTGGGCGGACTGCCCGGCGCCGATCCGGTGCACTACCGGCCCGTGATCCCCGACGTGGTCGTGGAGATCGAGGCCGACCAGACCGGCCCCCGCGAGTTGGGGCGGTTCCGGCACCGCCCCCGCGTGCTGCGCGTCCGAGGCGACCTCACGGCCGACAACCTGCCCTGCGCTCCCTGA